The following proteins are co-located in the Echinicola sp. 20G genome:
- the ctlX gene encoding citrulline utilization hydrolase CtlX has translation MALQTTSTVLMVRPAAFGFNPETAKDNLYQQFDRRADGELQNVVLSEFDGFVELLKSKGIHVIVLEDSEVPAKPDAVFPNNWFSTHYNGRLLLYPMLSENRRKERRKDLVDTLSEEGYKVEEIVDLTFFEDDGQFLESTGSLVLDRQYQMAYACISERTHPVPLHYFEQLMGYEILEFSAVQVLQKEKIPIYHTNVMMHIGTQLAVVCLDSVERKAEKMKIKESLEKNGKKIVPITIPQKFAFAGNMLELHNDKGKKFTVMSRTAYKSLKAGQKQIIEKYTEVIIPDIPTIEKVGGGSVRCMLAEIFLPRKLIK, from the coding sequence ATGGCATTACAAACAACTTCGACAGTATTGATGGTAAGGCCGGCCGCTTTTGGGTTCAACCCAGAAACAGCGAAGGACAATTTATACCAACAATTTGACCGAAGAGCTGATGGTGAGCTGCAAAATGTAGTCTTGAGCGAGTTTGATGGATTTGTGGAACTGCTCAAATCAAAGGGCATTCATGTCATAGTTTTGGAGGATAGTGAAGTGCCCGCCAAGCCTGACGCTGTTTTTCCCAACAATTGGTTCAGCACCCACTACAATGGTCGCTTACTTCTATATCCCATGCTGTCAGAAAACAGGAGAAAGGAAAGAAGAAAAGATCTGGTAGATACACTTTCAGAAGAGGGGTATAAGGTAGAGGAAATTGTGGACCTTACATTTTTTGAGGATGATGGTCAATTCCTGGAAAGTACCGGAAGTTTGGTACTGGACAGACAGTATCAAATGGCCTATGCATGTATTTCTGAAAGAACCCATCCGGTTCCCTTACATTATTTTGAACAGTTGATGGGATATGAAATTCTTGAGTTTTCGGCTGTACAAGTGCTTCAAAAAGAGAAAATTCCTATCTATCATACTAATGTGATGATGCACATTGGGACGCAGTTGGCAGTAGTTTGTTTGGACAGTGTCGAGCGAAAAGCCGAGAAGATGAAGATCAAGGAAAGCTTGGAAAAGAACGGAAAGAAAATTGTACCCATTACTATTCCACAAAAATTTGCTTTTGCAGGTAACATGCTGGAATTGCATAATGATAAAGGGAAGAAGTTTACTGTAATGTCACGGACAGCTTATAAAAGTTTGAAAGCAGGGCAAAAGCAGATTATTGAAAAATATACAGAGGTGATTATCCCCGATATCCCAACAATCGAAAAAGTGGGCGGAGGTAGTGTGCGCTGCATGTTGGCGGAGATTTTTTTGCCTAGGAAACTGATAAAATAG
- a CDS encoding ATP-dependent Clp protease ATP-binding subunit, whose amino-acid sequence MEAKFSNRVKEVISLSREEALRLGHDYIGTEHLLLGMIREGEGVAVSILKKLGVPLDELRNSVERAVKGTANHNVKNLANIPLTRQSEKVLKITYLEAKIFKSQLIGTEHLLLSILRDEDNIATQILHKFDTTYDTVKEMLEFQTDQTPRSGAEADDTDEESSKLFGSSGGSSSGGGKGSTEKSRTPVLDNFGRDLTRMAEDDKLDPIIGREKEIERVAQILSRRKKNNPILIGEPGVGKTAIAEGLALRIVQKKVSRVLFNKRVVTLDLASLVAGTKYRGQFEERMKAVMNELEKSPNVILFIDELHTIVGAGGASGSLDASNMFKPALARGEIQCIGATTLDEYRQYIEKDGALARRFQMVMVDATSPEETIQILNNIKDKYEDHHNVNYTPEAIDACVKLSDRYISDRFLPDKAIDILDEAGARVHINNIHVPDEILKLEEEVENIKVEKNRVVKSQKYEEAAQLRDREKKLLEQLENAKAKWEEESKTKRYTVEEDNVAEVIAMMTGIPAKRIAQNEGNKLLSMGKELQGKVIGQDDAIKKLTKAIQRTRVGLKDPKKPIGSFIFLGPTGVGKTELAKTLATYLFDKEDSLVRIDMSEYMEKFSVSRLVGAPPGYVGYEEGGQLTEKVRRKPYSVVLLDEIEKAHPDVFNLLLQVLDDGILTDGLGRRVDFRNTVIIMTSNIGVRDLKDFGSGIGFASKAKEENMDEVMKSTIQSALKKAFSPEFLNRLDDVVVFNSLDKKDIHKIIDISLEKLFSRITDLGYKIELSDKAKDFLSDKGYDQQYGARPLNRAIQKYLEDAIAEEILRGELSEGDVIKADYSGKGDELTITVQKKEKAD is encoded by the coding sequence ATGGAAGCAAAATTTTCAAATAGAGTGAAAGAGGTGATCTCTCTAAGTCGTGAAGAAGCTTTGCGTCTGGGACACGATTACATTGGGACCGAACATCTCTTGCTGGGCATGATCCGTGAAGGGGAAGGTGTCGCTGTTTCCATATTAAAGAAATTAGGAGTGCCTTTGGATGAGCTTCGCAATTCTGTGGAGCGCGCGGTCAAAGGGACGGCCAACCATAATGTTAAAAACTTGGCCAATATTCCATTGACAAGGCAATCTGAAAAAGTACTGAAGATTACTTACTTGGAAGCTAAAATATTTAAAAGCCAACTTATCGGAACAGAACATTTGTTGTTGTCAATCCTTAGGGATGAAGACAACATCGCTACCCAGATTCTGCATAAATTCGATACCACTTATGATACCGTTAAAGAAATGCTAGAGTTCCAAACTGATCAGACCCCTCGCTCAGGTGCTGAGGCAGATGATACAGATGAGGAAAGCAGCAAACTTTTCGGCTCGTCCGGTGGCTCTTCCAGTGGAGGAGGCAAAGGTTCAACAGAAAAGTCCAGAACTCCTGTTTTGGATAATTTTGGGAGGGACCTTACCCGAATGGCGGAAGATGATAAATTGGATCCGATTATTGGTAGGGAAAAGGAAATTGAGCGAGTTGCGCAAATTCTTTCCAGAAGAAAGAAAAACAACCCTATTCTTATCGGTGAACCTGGCGTGGGTAAAACAGCCATCGCGGAAGGTTTGGCTTTGAGGATTGTTCAGAAGAAAGTTTCCAGAGTTCTTTTTAACAAGCGCGTGGTGACCTTGGATCTTGCTTCTTTAGTGGCTGGAACCAAATACAGAGGTCAGTTTGAGGAGAGAATGAAAGCAGTGATGAACGAGCTGGAAAAATCTCCAAACGTAATTCTCTTTATTGATGAGTTGCACACAATTGTAGGTGCAGGTGGAGCAAGCGGTTCGTTGGATGCGTCCAATATGTTCAAGCCTGCTTTGGCCCGTGGAGAAATCCAATGCATCGGTGCAACTACTTTGGATGAGTACAGACAATATATTGAAAAAGATGGTGCTTTGGCCAGAAGGTTCCAGATGGTGATGGTAGATGCCACTTCACCAGAGGAAACCATCCAGATCCTAAACAACATCAAGGACAAATACGAAGATCACCACAATGTAAACTATACTCCTGAAGCCATAGATGCATGTGTGAAGCTTTCAGACCGATACATTTCAGATCGATTCTTGCCGGATAAGGCAATTGATATCTTGGATGAGGCGGGTGCTCGTGTGCACATTAACAATATCCATGTGCCAGACGAAATCCTGAAGTTGGAAGAAGAGGTAGAAAATATCAAGGTTGAGAAAAACAGGGTAGTCAAAAGTCAGAAGTACGAAGAGGCCGCCCAGTTGAGAGATCGTGAGAAAAAGCTTCTGGAGCAATTGGAAAATGCAAAAGCCAAGTGGGAGGAAGAAAGTAAGACCAAGAGATACACCGTTGAGGAAGATAACGTTGCAGAGGTTATTGCGATGATGACAGGCATTCCTGCCAAGCGAATTGCCCAAAACGAAGGAAACAAGCTTCTAAGTATGGGTAAGGAGTTGCAGGGCAAGGTAATCGGTCAGGATGATGCAATCAAGAAGTTGACCAAAGCCATTCAGCGTACAAGAGTAGGATTGAAAGACCCTAAAAAGCCTATTGGATCATTTATTTTCCTTGGCCCAACAGGAGTAGGTAAAACAGAGTTGGCAAAAACGCTGGCTACCTACTTGTTCGATAAGGAAGATTCTTTGGTACGTATCGACATGTCTGAGTACATGGAGAAATTCAGCGTATCCCGTTTGGTAGGAGCACCTCCAGGTTATGTCGGCTATGAAGAAGGTGGACAATTGACTGAAAAGGTTCGTAGAAAGCCATATTCAGTAGTCTTACTGGATGAAATAGAGAAGGCTCACCCTGATGTGTTCAACTTGTTGTTGCAAGTATTGGACGATGGTATCCTTACTGATGGTTTGGGCAGAAGAGTGGACTTTAGAAATACGGTGATCATCATGACTTCCAATATTGGTGTGAGGGATTTGAAAGATTTCGGTTCAGGAATCGGGTTTGCCTCTAAAGCTAAGGAAGAAAATATGGATGAAGTGATGAAGTCAACCATCCAAAGTGCTTTGAAAAAAGCCTTCAGTCCAGAATTCTTGAACAGGCTAGATGATGTAGTGGTCTTTAATTCCTTGGATAAAAAGGATATTCACAAAATCATCGATATCAGTTTGGAAAAACTCTTCAGTAGAATTACTGATTTGGGTTACAAAATTGAACTTTCTGATAAAGCCAAGGACTTCTTGTCCGACAAAGGATATGATCAGCAATATGGTGCAAGACCACTAAACAGGGCAATCCAGAAATACTTGGAAGATGCTATTGCTGAGGAAATTCTTCGTGGAGAGTTGTCCGAAGGGGATGTGATCAAGGCAGACTACTCCGGTAAAGGAGATGAGCTGACGATTACAGTACAGAAAAAAGAAAAAGCAGATTAG
- a CDS encoding WbqC family protein — translation MENKVIVADLFYLPPIEFFVAIQDFDELRLEAHDNYQKQTYRNRSLVRLANKVETLSIPVVGGNKKVKYSKINIDYHQKWKNVHLRGIKSAYGKAPFFEYFFPYFEDVFQREVDNLFDFNLELLTLCLKLLKFKTKITLTSNYTDKPSEEDLRSKIVAKESFESRNLYCPSPYHQLFGSDFVPNLSIIDLLFCEGPLSKEVIARSKKNN, via the coding sequence ATGGAAAATAAAGTGATTGTAGCTGATTTGTTTTACCTGCCACCCATCGAATTTTTTGTAGCTATTCAAGATTTCGATGAATTAAGGCTGGAAGCACATGACAATTATCAGAAGCAGACATACAGAAATAGGTCGTTGGTTCGTTTGGCCAATAAGGTGGAGACACTCAGTATACCTGTAGTTGGAGGTAACAAAAAAGTAAAATATAGTAAGATAAATATCGATTATCACCAAAAATGGAAGAATGTTCATCTAAGAGGGATCAAAAGTGCCTATGGGAAGGCTCCTTTTTTTGAATATTTTTTTCCGTATTTTGAGGATGTATTTCAGAGAGAAGTTGACAATTTGTTTGATTTCAATCTCGAGTTACTGACACTTTGTCTGAAGCTTTTAAAGTTCAAGACAAAAATTACCCTAACATCCAATTACACTGATAAGCCCTCAGAGGAAGACCTAAGAAGTAAAATAGTTGCAAAGGAATCATTTGAGTCTAGAAATTTATATTGCCCAAGCCCCTATCACCAATTATTTGGCTCAGACTTTGTACCAAATTTAAGTATTATCGATTTGTTGTTTTGCGAAGGCCCTCTATCTAAAGAGGTTATTGCAAGATCCAAAAAAAACAACTGA
- a CDS encoding L-threonylcarbamoyladenylate synthase, producing MSAELIKIYPENPNPRQVNQVVDVLRKGGVIIYPTDTIYGIGCDIYNQKAIERICLIKGVKPQKQNFSFICYDLSNIAEYTRALSTPVFKVMKKALPGPFTFILDANNNVPKLLHSKKKTVGIRIPDHSIPRILVKELGQPIVTTSIRDEDDVLEYSTDPELIYEKYRDLVDVVIDGGYGNNIASTVVDCTGGDIEVVRQGQGDLEEML from the coding sequence ATGTCTGCAGAGCTGATTAAAATATACCCTGAAAATCCAAATCCCCGACAAGTAAATCAAGTGGTTGATGTACTGAGGAAGGGGGGAGTGATCATTTATCCAACTGATACTATTTATGGAATTGGATGTGATATCTATAATCAAAAGGCGATAGAGCGAATTTGCTTGATCAAAGGGGTGAAGCCTCAGAAACAGAATTTTAGTTTTATCTGCTATGACCTTAGCAATATTGCAGAATATACCCGGGCGCTGAGTACGCCAGTGTTTAAGGTGATGAAAAAAGCCTTGCCAGGGCCGTTCACTTTTATATTGGATGCCAATAATAATGTGCCCAAATTGCTGCATAGTAAAAAGAAAACAGTGGGAATTCGAATCCCCGACCATAGTATTCCTCGTATATTGGTTAAGGAGTTGGGGCAACCTATTGTGACAACTTCCATAAGAGATGAAGATGATGTCTTGGAATACAGTACAGATCCTGAGTTGATCTATGAGAAATACCGGGATTTGGTAGATGTGGTGATTGATGGAGGGTATGGAAACAATATCGCTTCCACGGTGGTGGATTGCACAGGAGGAGATATTGAAGTGGTAAGACAGGGGCAGGGTGATTTGGAGGAAATGCTTTAA
- the mltG gene encoding endolytic transglycosylase MltG — MITKKNQKYYMVGMVAISVLVSSFVFYFYQVFFSPNTLTETDQAATLYIPSNATFQQVSDSLTQNEIITDVISFSFVAKMMKYQENVKPGRYTIEPKLSNKELVTLLRSGKQTPINLTFNNIRTKEDLAEKISKNLEIREDQFLELIRDSLYIRKFDFNEETIMSMFIPDTYEVYWDMTPEQLFDRMYREYNKFWTDDQKAKAEALNMSPVEVSTLASIVQAETAKKDERAKIAGVYINRLQRNIPLQADPTLVFALGDFSIKRVLNVHKEIDSPYNTYMYAGLPPGPINLPDKSSLDAVLNYQEHNYLYFCAKEDFSGYHVFSTNLRDHLNQARKYQNALNAAKVF; from the coding sequence ATGATCACAAAAAAGAATCAAAAATATTACATGGTAGGAATGGTGGCCATTTCTGTATTGGTTTCCTCCTTTGTTTTTTACTTCTACCAAGTATTCTTCAGCCCTAATACCTTAACTGAAACCGACCAAGCAGCAACATTGTATATTCCAAGTAATGCTACTTTTCAACAAGTTTCTGATAGTCTCACCCAAAATGAAATCATCACTGATGTCATTTCTTTTAGCTTTGTAGCCAAAATGATGAAATATCAGGAGAATGTCAAACCTGGCCGCTATACCATCGAACCTAAATTGTCCAATAAAGAATTGGTTACCTTACTTCGATCAGGAAAACAAACCCCTATCAACCTGACATTCAACAACATCAGAACTAAGGAAGACTTAGCTGAGAAAATCAGTAAAAATCTAGAAATCAGAGAAGATCAATTTCTCGAATTAATCCGTGACAGCTTATACATTCGGAAATTTGACTTCAACGAGGAGACCATTATGAGCATGTTTATCCCCGATACCTATGAGGTATATTGGGACATGACTCCGGAACAACTCTTTGACCGCATGTACAGGGAATACAATAAATTCTGGACTGATGACCAGAAAGCGAAAGCAGAAGCCTTGAACATGAGTCCAGTGGAAGTTTCCACGCTGGCATCCATTGTACAGGCAGAAACAGCCAAAAAAGATGAGAGAGCCAAAATAGCAGGGGTATATATCAACAGGTTACAAAGGAATATTCCTTTACAGGCTGACCCTACTTTGGTCTTTGCCTTGGGAGACTTCAGCATTAAACGTGTCCTGAATGTACATAAAGAGATCGATAGCCCCTATAACACCTACATGTATGCAGGTTTACCTCCAGGACCAATCAACCTCCCTGACAAGTCTTCATTGGATGCAGTCCTAAACTATCAGGAACACAATTACCTTTATTTCTGTGCCAAAGAAGATTTTTCTGGTTACCATGTGTTCTCTACCAATCTTCGGGACCATTTGAACCAAGCAAGGAAATACCAAAACGCATTGAACGCCGCGAAAGTATTTTAA
- a CDS encoding thioesterase family protein, with amino-acid sequence MFTAETQVRVRYAETDQMGYVYYGNYAMYFEVARVESMRQIGFSYKRMEDKGVMMPVLENHNSYIKAGKYDELLTIKTIITEMPGIKIRFDYEITNEVNELIHTGYTVLTFIKKDSYRPCRPPKDLLDLLKAYF; translated from the coding sequence ATGTTTACAGCTGAAACCCAAGTACGTGTAAGGTATGCCGAAACAGATCAGATGGGCTATGTCTATTATGGCAATTACGCCATGTATTTTGAAGTGGCCAGAGTGGAGTCCATGCGCCAAATCGGCTTTTCCTATAAAAGGATGGAAGACAAGGGCGTCATGATGCCTGTCCTGGAAAATCACAATAGTTATATCAAAGCAGGCAAATATGATGAGCTTTTGACCATCAAAACGATCATCACAGAAATGCCGGGCATTAAAATCAGGTTTGATTACGAAATAACGAATGAGGTCAACGAACTAATCCATACAGGGTATACCGTATTGACTTTCATTAAAAAAGACAGTTACAGACCGTGCAGACCTCCCAAGGATTTGTTAGATTTATTAAAAGCTTACTTTTAG
- a CDS encoding YihY/virulence factor BrkB family protein, producing the protein MVKKKVHDILERLDKQAQKLRSIHLKNPNQNLYDVGKIFIHQLKKDEIDDRANAVAFNFTVALFPLILFLLNMLPFVEIFFPEVTPENILLFIKEVMPPPLYEGTEATIRDIISRPRQGMLSFGFFLALYLATNGVVSLMSAFNACYRTKENRGFFQTRAIAVAIILILVLDICAAVLTMILGNKTLTLLTEYGVVSNNILYYLITSLRFFVLLVLFMVATAFIFRFAPAVHDKWHFFSIGSTTAGLLITLGFYLFSFYLNNFASYNKLYGSIGTLIALMLWLLITSFIILICFEINVSLDKAAEGKRYSKI; encoded by the coding sequence ATGGTCAAAAAGAAAGTGCATGACATATTGGAAAGGCTGGACAAACAAGCCCAAAAGCTTAGGAGCATCCACCTCAAAAACCCCAACCAGAACCTTTACGATGTTGGGAAGATCTTTATTCACCAACTCAAAAAAGATGAAATTGATGACCGTGCCAATGCAGTGGCCTTTAACTTTACGGTAGCCCTTTTTCCATTGATTCTATTTTTGCTGAACATGCTTCCCTTTGTGGAAATCTTTTTTCCGGAAGTCACCCCTGAAAACATCCTTCTTTTCATTAAGGAAGTAATGCCTCCCCCTTTGTACGAAGGCACAGAAGCCACCATTCGGGACATTATCAGCAGGCCTAGACAAGGGATGCTTTCCTTTGGGTTCTTTTTAGCCCTTTACCTCGCTACCAATGGCGTTGTGTCTCTAATGAGTGCATTTAACGCTTGCTATAGAACCAAAGAAAACCGGGGCTTTTTTCAAACTAGGGCCATTGCTGTTGCCATTATTCTCATTTTGGTTTTGGATATTTGTGCCGCTGTATTGACCATGATCCTCGGCAACAAAACATTAACCCTGCTCACAGAATACGGCGTTGTCTCCAACAATATCCTATACTACCTTATTACCTCTCTAAGGTTCTTTGTGCTCTTGGTACTCTTTATGGTGGCCACGGCATTCATCTTCCGTTTTGCTCCAGCTGTCCATGACAAGTGGCATTTCTTCTCCATAGGCTCCACCACTGCAGGCCTGTTGATTACTTTGGGGTTCTACCTCTTCTCTTTTTATTTGAATAACTTCGCCAGCTACAACAAACTGTATGGTTCCATCGGCACCTTGATTGCACTAATGCTCTGGCTGCTGATTACCTCCTTTATCATTTTGATCTGTTTTGAGATCAATGTAAGCTTGGACAAAGCCGCCGAAGGAAAAAGATATTCAAAAATTTAG